One Bdellovibrio bacteriovorus str. Tiberius DNA segment encodes these proteins:
- a CDS encoding succinate dehydrogenase/fumarate reductase iron-sulfur subunit — protein MSGKNINLTLKVWRQKGPKDQGAFAEYQAKNVSEDASFLEMLDAVNEELVAKGDMPIAFDHDCREGICGTCGFVIDGEAHGPMKSTTVCQLHMRNFNDGAVLTIEPFRAKAFPMIQDLMVDRSALDRVISSGGFISTNTGNAVDANAILVPKADADEAMSSATCIGCGACVAACKNASAALFTSAKISHMALLPQGQVERKERAMRMVGAMDAEGFGACTTTGACEAACPKEIQLTNISRMNREFFVANVTKREKHKDGGAG, from the coding sequence ATGTCTGGAAAAAATATTAATCTGACTTTGAAAGTTTGGAGACAAAAAGGCCCGAAAGACCAAGGGGCCTTTGCAGAGTATCAGGCAAAGAATGTTTCTGAAGACGCTTCTTTCCTGGAAATGCTGGATGCTGTGAACGAAGAACTGGTGGCAAAAGGTGATATGCCGATTGCTTTTGACCATGACTGCCGCGAAGGCATCTGCGGGACCTGCGGTTTTGTGATCGACGGTGAAGCTCACGGTCCGATGAAATCAACAACCGTGTGCCAGTTGCACATGCGTAATTTCAACGACGGTGCGGTTCTGACAATTGAACCATTCCGTGCAAAAGCCTTCCCGATGATCCAGGATTTGATGGTGGATCGTTCGGCTTTGGACCGCGTGATTTCTTCTGGCGGTTTCATTTCCACGAACACCGGCAATGCCGTTGATGCCAATGCGATTCTGGTTCCGAAAGCGGATGCCGATGAAGCAATGTCTTCTGCGACTTGTATCGGTTGTGGTGCGTGCGTGGCGGCTTGTAAGAATGCCTCTGCGGCGCTGTTCACTTCTGCCAAGATCTCTCACATGGCTTTGCTTCCGCAGGGTCAGGTTGAAAGAAAAGAACGTGCGATGCGCATGGTGGGCGCGATGGATGCTGAAGGCTTCGGTGCATGTACCACAACAGGTGCCTGCGAAGCGGCTTGCCCGAAAGAAATCCAGCTGACTAACATCAGCCGCATGAACCGCGAATTCTTCGTGGCGAACGTCACAAAACGTGAAAAACACAAAGACGGCGGCGCCGGCTAA
- a CDS encoding S8 family serine peptidase — translation MTGLIGRASKAAIFGLLITGLNAFAATPESVPGEFIVKFKDEAVAVSSMKELSQDLGSYIKDVIPGQNIVVIKRPVFEIQSNVMKSLAMNPNVDIVEPNFIYRINKTPNDPMLGQLWGMINTGQADSQKREGIAGIDVGAEAAWNITTGSKDVVVAVIDTGINYNHPDLKSNLWTNDAELNGKAGVDDDGNGIIDDIYGANFVTAAKPTGNPLDDHGHGSHCSGTIGASGDDGKGLVGVAWNVRIMGVKFLSASGSGSLDGALKAIDYATSKGAKILSNSWGGGGYSETLKQAIERSNAAGTLFVAAAGNESNNNDSNPTYPATYDVPNVLSVAAIDNRGQIASFSNYGKTKVHVGAPGVNIVSSITGAGYDSWSGTSMATPHVSGMAVLLATAEPNLTGIEMKERIIATSKPLAGLRGKSKGGLANAYTMLTNTLPQPDPNDPVNWQTVDVAHSTPHPYTNKSNLVYEVSVPGAKQISVYFSKFDTERDYDKVEFFDANGKLVGNMSGKNDETFSPVIDGEYVKIVFTSDDSVNRYGFDITKAAWR, via the coding sequence ATGACAGGGCTTATCGGAAGAGCCTCCAAGGCAGCCATCTTTGGTTTGCTGATCACAGGATTGAACGCGTTTGCAGCAACGCCTGAATCCGTACCTGGTGAATTCATCGTAAAATTCAAGGACGAGGCCGTAGCTGTTTCTTCCATGAAAGAGCTGAGCCAGGATCTGGGTTCTTACATTAAAGATGTAATCCCCGGTCAAAACATCGTCGTGATCAAACGCCCGGTGTTTGAAATCCAATCCAACGTGATGAAGTCCCTGGCGATGAATCCAAACGTGGACATCGTAGAACCAAACTTCATCTATAGAATCAACAAAACTCCCAACGATCCAATGCTGGGTCAATTGTGGGGCATGATCAACACCGGTCAGGCGGATTCCCAAAAACGTGAAGGCATTGCCGGCATCGATGTCGGTGCGGAAGCAGCCTGGAACATCACGACGGGTTCCAAAGATGTTGTTGTTGCCGTGATCGACACAGGCATCAACTACAACCATCCGGATCTTAAATCCAATCTTTGGACGAACGATGCAGAACTAAACGGTAAAGCCGGCGTGGACGACGACGGCAACGGCATCATCGATGATATCTACGGTGCAAACTTCGTAACCGCGGCAAAACCTACTGGCAATCCACTGGATGACCACGGTCACGGTTCCCACTGCTCTGGCACGATCGGCGCTTCCGGTGATGACGGCAAAGGCCTTGTGGGTGTGGCTTGGAATGTTCGCATCATGGGTGTGAAATTCCTTTCTGCGAGCGGTTCCGGTTCTTTGGATGGCGCTTTGAAAGCCATTGATTACGCAACTTCCAAGGGTGCAAAGATCCTTTCCAACTCCTGGGGTGGCGGTGGCTACTCTGAGACTTTGAAACAGGCGATCGAAAGATCCAATGCAGCAGGTACTTTGTTTGTGGCGGCTGCGGGGAATGAATCCAACAACAACGATTCCAACCCGACTTACCCTGCAACTTACGATGTGCCAAACGTGTTGTCTGTAGCAGCTATTGATAACCGCGGTCAGATCGCTTCCTTCTCGAACTATGGTAAAACCAAAGTTCACGTGGGCGCTCCGGGTGTGAACATCGTTTCCTCCATCACAGGTGCGGGTTATGATTCCTGGTCCGGTACGTCCATGGCGACACCTCACGTGTCTGGTATGGCGGTTCTTCTGGCAACGGCTGAGCCGAATCTGACGGGTATCGAGATGAAAGAAAGAATTATCGCGACGTCCAAGCCTCTGGCGGGTCTTCGTGGTAAATCCAAAGGTGGTTTGGCAAATGCTTACACCATGCTGACAAACACCCTGCCCCAGCCGGATCCAAACGATCCAGTAAACTGGCAGACTGTGGACGTGGCCCACTCCACTCCGCACCCGTACACCAACAAATCCAACCTGGTGTATGAAGTTTCTGTACCGGGCGCAAAACAGATCTCCGTCTATTTCTCCAAGTTCGACACTGAGAGAGACTATGACAAAGTGGAGTTCTTTGATGCCAATGGAAAACTTGTCGGCAACATGAGTGGCAAGAACGATGAAACATTCTCTCCGGTTATTGATGGAGAGTATGTGAAGATCGTCTTCACTTCCGATGATTCAGTTAACAGATACGGTTTCGATATCACTAAAGCGGCGTGGAGATAA
- a CDS encoding alpha/beta fold hydrolase translates to MQTTPKTTGSFESFDGTPIYYEVRGEGEPLVLVYGIACLLNHWHHQIEYFSKKYQVISFDLRGHQKSCPVADVSQLTVEALSKDIIGLMAHLNIRKAHFAGHSFGAPLLLDLYEKKPELFLSMVFINGFAKNPIKGMFGLDVVEPFFYFVKSQYENQPDVWNTLWKLAVDNPMSMYIAALAGGFNLKVTHFKDIEVYARGVARMNLEVFLRLFEELMKYDGEPVLEKIEVPVLIISGEKDMVTPIRFQYHFKEKIKHSEFALVPYGSHCTQLDFPDYTNLKIEKFLIDVKERKI, encoded by the coding sequence ATGCAGACCACACCCAAAACCACCGGCAGCTTTGAAAGCTTCGACGGCACTCCGATTTACTACGAAGTGCGCGGCGAGGGCGAGCCTCTGGTATTGGTGTATGGCATCGCCTGTCTGCTGAATCACTGGCATCACCAGATTGAATACTTCTCGAAGAAATATCAGGTCATCAGTTTTGATCTGCGCGGGCATCAGAAATCCTGTCCCGTCGCCGACGTCAGCCAACTGACCGTGGAAGCCCTTTCCAAGGACATTATCGGGCTTATGGCGCATTTAAATATCCGCAAGGCTCACTTTGCCGGGCACAGTTTTGGCGCGCCTCTGCTGCTGGATTTGTACGAAAAAAAGCCGGAACTGTTTTTGTCGATGGTCTTCATCAACGGCTTTGCAAAAAATCCGATCAAGGGCATGTTCGGCCTGGATGTCGTTGAACCGTTTTTCTATTTTGTGAAGTCACAATACGAAAATCAGCCGGACGTGTGGAATACTCTGTGGAAACTGGCCGTTGATAATCCGATGTCGATGTACATCGCAGCCCTGGCGGGTGGATTCAATCTGAAAGTCACGCATTTCAAAGACATCGAGGTCTATGCCCGTGGCGTGGCCCGCATGAATCTGGAAGTGTTCCTGAGACTGTTTGAAGAGCTGATGAAATACGACGGCGAACCGGTGCTTGAAAAAATCGAAGTGCCGGTGCTGATTATTTCCGGCGAAAAAGACATGGTCACGCCGATCCGCTTTCAGTATCACTTCAAAGAAAAAATCAAACACTCGGAATTTGCCCTGGTGCCTTACGGGTCCCACTGCACACAGCTGGATTTCCCGGACTACACCAATCTGAAAATCGAAAAATTCCTGATCGACGTCAAAGAAAGAAAAATCTGA
- a CDS encoding FHA domain-containing protein, producing the protein MVTFIEIMDGPNEGSRFKVEEGLTLGRSKADIIIKDGKVSSTHAQFAVDGKGQYVLQDLESSNGIHINGRRVKKVALLPGVIFELGRTQFKVVTVEEELALDFSRLITWRSILQDRLGALTAPETSEPPTLQSFSPALRLQFIQGIQTDEEIILGYGPRKAGADCLDIELLDDEAPKEAFELHSGPGMVEIKIKAPGRVTLNNKSVDAEMLKDGDLISVGNTLIKVTYI; encoded by the coding sequence ATGGTCACATTTATTGAGATTATGGACGGCCCCAACGAAGGTTCCCGCTTCAAAGTTGAAGAGGGTTTGACCCTGGGTCGATCCAAGGCCGACATCATCATCAAGGACGGAAAAGTCTCCAGCACCCACGCCCAGTTTGCGGTGGACGGGAAGGGGCAGTACGTTCTGCAGGATCTGGAATCTTCCAACGGGATCCATATCAATGGCCGCCGTGTGAAAAAAGTGGCCTTATTACCGGGGGTTATCTTTGAGCTGGGAAGGACCCAGTTCAAAGTCGTGACCGTCGAAGAAGAACTCGCATTGGATTTCAGCCGCCTGATCACCTGGCGCAGTATTTTGCAAGACCGCTTGGGGGCGCTGACGGCCCCTGAAACCTCCGAGCCGCCAACCTTGCAAAGCTTCAGTCCTGCGCTGCGTCTACAGTTCATTCAGGGTATCCAAACCGATGAGGAAATTATTTTAGGGTACGGCCCCCGAAAGGCCGGGGCCGACTGCCTGGATATTGAGCTTTTGGACGACGAAGCCCCTAAAGAGGCCTTTGAACTGCACTCAGGACCGGGCATGGTGGAAATTAAAATTAAAGCACCTGGCCGGGTCACCCTTAACAATAAATCCGTAGATGCCGAAATGTTAAAAGATGGGGATTTGATTTCTGTGGGGAACACCCTTATTAAAGTCACCTACATCTAG
- the rpsF gene encoding 30S ribosomal protein S6 translates to METTTTKKPYEVVVLMHPDATLEDQKDLFKKNKATIESYKGSINSLETWGKRTLATPIGKLKKAVYFHSTFEADTQAIAELERTMRINDKVLRFMHTRLDERTSLGKFMEGFKKGLAESAAREKEREAKAAARKAAFAAAKAERSERYDKGE, encoded by the coding sequence ATGGAAACTACTACAACGAAAAAACCTTACGAGGTTGTCGTTCTTATGCACCCAGATGCTACTCTGGAAGATCAAAAAGATCTTTTCAAGAAGAACAAAGCTACGATTGAATCCTACAAAGGTTCCATCAACTCTTTGGAAACTTGGGGTAAAAGAACTTTGGCAACTCCAATTGGTAAGCTGAAAAAAGCTGTCTACTTCCACTCTACATTTGAAGCAGATACTCAAGCTATTGCAGAGCTTGAAAGAACTATGCGTATCAACGACAAAGTTCTTCGCTTTATGCACACTCGCCTGGATGAGCGCACTTCATTGGGCAAATTCATGGAAGGCTTCAAAAAAGGCCTTGCTGAATCTGCAGCTCGTGAAAAAGAACGTGAAGCAAAAGCTGCTGCCCGTAAAGCTGCATTTGCTGCTGCTAAAGCAGAGCGTTCTGAGCGTTACGACAAAGGCGAATAA
- a CDS encoding DUF2232 domain-containing protein, giving the protein MKKTATPQKFITISSLSILLSMLTVVMGAPLLRVLRQTYGPVAFWILGIVVTGAAWLLNAQPLALFLGSVWMTLGAYMEMEQRGLGWWISGLLSVFVGSVAAGLGILGAFKRNGINTYAEVQGLVEKFAQKVQEMNPAVKMDPGVLMQQVPSAVVIILVLALGLGLIFERRVFSWLNLPREKIASQLKLLEYRLPDYFIWVAMTAFLLTMVSFGGKAIAILAVNILNVAIVLYFFQGLAVLEVFLNSMRAGLFIRVLTYIILVGQLLPILAVVGLIDYWVDFRARLRKMKAPSENS; this is encoded by the coding sequence ATGAAGAAGACGGCGACCCCACAGAAGTTCATCACAATTTCATCTCTCTCGATTTTGTTGTCGATGCTCACTGTGGTTATGGGCGCCCCTCTTCTGCGTGTTTTGCGCCAGACTTACGGCCCCGTCGCCTTTTGGATTTTGGGGATCGTGGTCACAGGAGCAGCGTGGCTCCTGAACGCTCAACCTCTCGCTCTGTTTCTAGGCTCTGTTTGGATGACTTTAGGCGCCTATATGGAAATGGAACAAAGAGGACTTGGGTGGTGGATTTCGGGCCTGCTGAGTGTCTTCGTGGGATCTGTGGCCGCTGGCCTGGGTATCCTGGGGGCTTTCAAAAGAAACGGCATCAACACGTATGCTGAAGTTCAGGGACTGGTGGAAAAGTTCGCACAGAAGGTTCAGGAAATGAATCCCGCTGTGAAAATGGATCCGGGTGTTCTGATGCAGCAGGTTCCCTCGGCCGTGGTTATCATTTTGGTGTTAGCCCTGGGTTTGGGACTTATTTTTGAGAGAAGGGTTTTTTCGTGGCTCAATTTGCCCCGCGAGAAAATTGCCTCTCAGCTCAAGTTGTTGGAATATCGTTTGCCCGATTATTTTATCTGGGTGGCGATGACAGCCTTCCTTCTGACAATGGTGAGTTTTGGCGGTAAGGCCATTGCTATCCTCGCAGTAAATATTTTGAACGTCGCAATCGTTCTTTATTTCTTCCAGGGGCTGGCAGTGTTGGAGGTATTTCTGAATTCGATGAGAGCAGGATTGTTCATTCGGGTTCTGACGTACATAATCTTGGTCGGTCAGTTATTGCCGATTCTGGCAGTGGTTGGCTTGATCGATTACTGGGTTGATTTCAGAGCGCGTCTTCGCAAAATGAAGGCACCGTCTGAAAACAGCTAA
- the rplI gene encoding 50S ribosomal protein L9 has translation MKVILQKDVKDVGRVGELVNVSEGFARNFLFPRKLAAEATEKRVKEYEHLQRVAEAKKKKALAERQEILNKINGTTVTFKLAAGDTDKLFGTVTTTDISKELQKMGHSVDRRDIHLEEPIKVLGQHKAVVRYSEGMEAKIQIAVERA, from the coding sequence ATGAAAGTTATTCTTCAAAAAGACGTTAAAGATGTAGGTCGTGTTGGTGAGTTGGTGAACGTTTCTGAAGGTTTCGCGAGAAACTTCCTGTTCCCACGCAAACTGGCTGCTGAAGCTACTGAAAAACGCGTAAAAGAGTACGAGCACTTGCAACGTGTTGCTGAAGCGAAAAAGAAAAAAGCTTTGGCTGAAAGACAAGAGATCCTGAACAAAATCAACGGCACTACAGTTACATTCAAATTGGCTGCGGGTGACACTGACAAATTGTTCGGTACTGTAACAACTACAGACATCTCTAAAGAACTTCAGAAAATGGGTCACTCTGTTGACCGTCGTGACATCCACTTGGAAGAGCCAATCAAAGTATTGGGTCAGCACAAAGCGGTTGTTCGTTATTCTGAAGGCATGGAAGCAAAGATCCAGATCGCTGTTGAGCGCGCGTAA
- a CDS encoding S1 family peptidase: MKLINVSKALVLTTTVLAGLVACSPASQNAVNTQGTSIIGGEPVETSDSIAKTTVAIIASVQTQDGQEGSFICTGSLLKNNMVLTAGHCVPVVGEEYKEVAIYIIFNTDINKMERTDVRLVTDAVVHEDYGKMGEQGEDANDVAVLKFAGNMAPGYKVAKFLSDESLLVAGTKVTLAGYGLIETDGVNTKSDDRLRKVDVEIVESFGKTEILLDQSQGKGACHGDSGGPAFLEVKGQQYVWGITSRGAGKDGKDDCSLVSVYTKVKSQADFINGAMKTLQKRAKQTAVAAK, from the coding sequence ATGAAACTAATCAACGTATCTAAAGCATTGGTTCTGACGACGACGGTTCTGGCAGGTTTGGTGGCGTGTTCACCGGCTTCTCAAAACGCGGTAAACACTCAAGGCACAAGCATTATCGGCGGCGAGCCGGTAGAGACTTCTGATTCCATCGCAAAGACCACAGTGGCTATTATCGCTTCTGTACAAACTCAGGATGGCCAGGAAGGTTCTTTCATCTGCACGGGTTCCCTGCTTAAAAACAACATGGTTCTGACGGCAGGTCACTGCGTTCCGGTTGTGGGCGAAGAATACAAAGAAGTCGCTATCTATATTATTTTCAACACTGACATCAATAAAATGGAAAGAACAGATGTTCGCCTGGTGACGGATGCAGTTGTTCATGAAGACTACGGCAAAATGGGCGAGCAAGGTGAAGACGCCAACGACGTGGCGGTTTTGAAGTTCGCGGGCAACATGGCTCCGGGCTACAAAGTGGCGAAGTTCCTGTCTGATGAATCCCTGCTGGTTGCAGGCACGAAAGTGACTTTGGCGGGTTACGGTCTGATCGAAACAGATGGCGTGAACACAAAATCTGACGATCGTCTTCGCAAAGTGGATGTTGAGATCGTTGAATCCTTCGGTAAAACTGAAATCCTTCTGGATCAGTCCCAGGGTAAAGGTGCTTGCCACGGTGACTCCGGTGGTCCGGCGTTCCTGGAGGTAAAAGGTCAGCAGTACGTTTGGGGTATCACCAGCCGTGGTGCCGGTAAAGACGGTAAAGATGACTGCTCTCTGGTCAGCGTTTACACGAAAGTGAAATCTCAAGCGGATTTCATCAACGGTGCGATGAAGACTTTGCAAAAAAGAGCGAAACAAACAGCGGTAGCGGCGAAGTAA
- a CDS encoding SDR family oxidoreductase encodes MGPLFHFFKRKHKQEFKPVVLVTGCSSGIGLAVAHLLRRHPEYRLVLTAREKSLDRLRDEFLEDERLLIRPLDVTSETDRSLLVNEVSKIWGGIDILINNAGISYRAVVEHMTEKDEELQMATNYFGPMGLIRLCLPHMRETGRGKIINVSSVSGMLAMPTMSSYSASKFALEGASEALWYEMRPFGVTISLVQPGFIHSPSHKNVYHTQNSDPARNWNGPYCDFYKNMTPFVENMMNMSLTTPEKVAKQILHTMKTENPPLWIPATLDATVFYYIRRLLPRRVLLPFLYWCLPGARHWAKEHTHRRS; translated from the coding sequence ATGGGGCCCCTTTTTCATTTCTTCAAACGAAAACACAAACAAGAGTTCAAACCGGTCGTTTTAGTCACTGGATGTTCCTCCGGGATCGGTCTTGCGGTTGCGCATCTTTTGCGCCGGCATCCTGAATACCGCCTGGTGCTGACAGCGCGGGAAAAAAGCCTGGATAGACTTCGCGATGAATTTCTGGAAGATGAACGCCTGTTGATTCGTCCCTTGGATGTGACTTCTGAAACCGATCGTTCACTGCTGGTGAATGAGGTCAGCAAAATCTGGGGCGGCATCGATATTCTGATCAACAACGCCGGCATTTCTTATCGTGCCGTGGTTGAACACATGACCGAAAAAGATGAAGAGCTGCAAATGGCCACCAACTATTTCGGGCCGATGGGATTGATCCGTCTGTGCCTTCCGCACATGCGTGAAACGGGCAGGGGAAAGATCATCAACGTGTCTTCCGTCAGCGGGATGCTGGCGATGCCGACGATGTCTTCGTATTCGGCTTCGAAGTTCGCGCTGGAAGGCGCTTCGGAAGCCTTGTGGTATGAGATGCGCCCCTTTGGGGTGACGATCTCTCTGGTGCAACCAGGCTTCATCCACAGCCCTTCCCACAAGAACGTCTATCACACCCAGAACTCGGATCCGGCCCGCAACTGGAATGGACCGTATTGTGATTTCTATAAGAACATGACCCCGTTTGTGGAAAACATGATGAACATGTCGCTGACCACTCCGGAAAAAGTCGCCAAACAGATTCTGCACACCATGAAAACCGAAAACCCGCCACTGTGGATTCCGGCGACCCTGGATGCGACGGTATTTTATTATATCCGCCGACTGCTGCCACGCCGGGTGCTGTTGCCGTTCCTGTACTGGTGCCTGCCGGGGGCGCGGCATTGGGCTAAAGAGCACACGCACAGGCGCTCTTAG
- the dnaB gene encoding replicative DNA helicase: protein MSTRIPPQNLDAEQSILGGLMLDREALDQVGDVLMADDFYKPGHQKIYEAIKDLHAKGQPIDIITVTNVLQSQGHMDVAGGPEYLISLLDKTISSANISTHAKIVKDKATLRRLISINSSLIEKAYDQDFIDVESFVDQAESEIFKIGDTKAKTGLVGSMEIVKASIQKIEELYKNKAEITGLATGFKKLDEMTAGLHAGEMTIIAARPSMGKTAFSLNIAQHVALRLKKTVAYFSLEMGKESMMMRMLSAESKVSMSEIRNGRIQDSAWPKLINAASALSEASIFIDDTPGVSPFEIRSRARRLKAEHGLDLIMIDYLQLMSMKQKMSSREQEVAEISKSLKAIAKELQIPVIALAQLNRGVEGRTEKKPMLSDLRESGSIEQDADVIMMLYRDDYYDKENPDKQGHAEVIVGKQRNGATGPVKMRFDAQYNRFRDADPEGSPVSPLPPPQAPPPMPGGRPKNFAPGSTV from the coding sequence ATGAGTACGCGAATTCCACCACAAAATCTTGATGCCGAACAGTCCATCCTGGGCGGTTTGATGCTGGATCGCGAAGCTCTCGATCAGGTCGGTGACGTCCTGATGGCCGATGACTTCTACAAGCCTGGTCACCAGAAAATCTACGAAGCCATCAAAGATTTGCACGCCAAGGGCCAGCCCATCGATATCATCACTGTGACCAACGTTCTGCAGTCCCAGGGACACATGGATGTTGCCGGCGGTCCTGAATATCTGATCAGCCTTCTGGATAAAACAATTTCTTCTGCGAATATTTCCACTCACGCGAAAATCGTGAAAGACAAGGCGACTTTGCGCCGTCTTATTTCAATCAACTCTTCGTTGATTGAAAAAGCGTATGATCAGGATTTCATCGACGTTGAATCCTTCGTCGATCAGGCGGAATCCGAGATCTTCAAAATTGGTGATACCAAAGCCAAAACGGGCCTGGTGGGCTCTATGGAGATCGTTAAAGCTTCCATCCAGAAAATCGAAGAGCTTTACAAAAATAAGGCGGAGATCACGGGTCTTGCCACCGGTTTCAAAAAACTGGATGAAATGACTGCGGGTCTGCACGCGGGTGAGATGACGATTATCGCCGCTCGTCCGTCGATGGGTAAAACCGCGTTCTCTCTGAATATCGCCCAGCACGTGGCGCTTCGTCTGAAAAAGACTGTTGCTTACTTCTCCCTGGAGATGGGTAAAGAGTCCATGATGATGCGTATGTTGTCTGCTGAATCCAAAGTCAGCATGAGCGAAATCCGTAACGGCCGCATCCAGGATTCTGCATGGCCGAAACTTATCAACGCCGCCAGCGCGCTTTCTGAAGCTTCCATCTTCATCGACGATACACCGGGTGTTTCTCCGTTTGAGATTCGTTCCCGTGCCCGTCGTCTGAAAGCCGAACACGGTCTTGATCTGATCATGATCGACTACTTGCAGTTGATGAGCATGAAACAGAAAATGTCCTCGCGTGAGCAAGAGGTTGCGGAAATCTCCAAATCCCTGAAAGCTATCGCCAAGGAATTGCAGATTCCAGTGATCGCACTAGCCCAGCTGAATCGTGGGGTTGAGGGACGTACCGAGAAGAAACCTATGCTTTCTGACCTGCGGGAATCCGGATCCATCGAGCAGGATGCCGACGTTATCATGATGCTTTATCGTGATGACTACTACGACAAAGAAAATCCGGACAAACAAGGTCACGCCGAAGTGATCGTGGGTAAGCAGCGTAACGGTGCCACCGGCCCTGTGAAAATGCGCTTCGATGCCCAGTACAATAGATTCCGTGATGCAGATCCGGAAGGCAGCCCGGTGAGTCCACTGCCTCCACCACAGGCGCCCCCACCAATGCCGGGCGGCAGACCTAAAAACTTTGCACCGGGTTCAACGGTCTAA
- a CDS encoding helix-turn-helix domain-containing protein, whose amino-acid sequence MEKLVKSKLEVLFAQQKEAQVELNGLYNVVLEQVEKPLLELALRAYNGNQVKTAQMLGINRNTLKKKIDNYKIRVKKMN is encoded by the coding sequence TTGGAGAAACTAGTTAAAAGCAAACTAGAAGTTCTTTTTGCCCAGCAAAAAGAAGCACAAGTTGAGTTGAACGGTTTGTACAATGTGGTTCTGGAACAAGTGGAAAAACCTCTTCTTGAGCTTGCTTTGCGTGCCTATAACGGCAATCAGGTGAAAACCGCGCAAATGCTTGGCATCAATCGCAACACTCTTAAGAAGAAAATTGACAACTATAAGATTCGTGTAAAGAAAATGAACTAG
- a CDS encoding radical SAM protein, translating to MLKINEIFYSIQGETTYVGCPTVFVRLTACNLRCTYCDTKYSYYEGEMQTLEAIIAEIDSHKAPNVCITGGEPLLQKEVHTLMKTLCDKGYLVSLETSGSKSVELVDPRVKIILDVKTPDSGAADSFVMANIGFSTASTEYKFVICSEEDFEWSEDFCRQHNLFEKFVVLYSPSYGQVSERWLAEKILQKNSSARLQLQLHKYIWNPETRGV from the coding sequence ATGCTTAAAATAAATGAGATTTTCTATAGTATTCAAGGTGAAACGACCTATGTGGGCTGCCCCACGGTGTTCGTGCGCCTGACCGCCTGCAACCTGCGCTGCACTTACTGCGACACCAAGTATTCGTACTATGAAGGTGAGATGCAGACCCTGGAAGCCATCATCGCCGAAATCGATTCTCATAAGGCACCTAATGTTTGCATCACCGGTGGTGAACCACTGTTGCAAAAAGAAGTTCACACTTTGATGAAAACTTTGTGCGACAAAGGCTACTTGGTTTCTTTGGAAACAAGTGGATCAAAAAGTGTTGAACTGGTGGATCCTCGCGTAAAAATTATTTTGGATGTGAAAACTCCTGACAGCGGTGCTGCAGATTCATTTGTGATGGCCAACATCGGCTTTTCCACTGCCAGCACGGAATACAAGTTCGTCATCTGTTCAGAAGAAGATTTCGAATGGTCTGAGGATTTCTGCCGTCAACATAATTTATTTGAAAAATTTGTGGTTTTATACAGCCCATCATACGGCCAAGTGTCTGAACGCTGGTTGGCAGAAAAAATTTTGCAGAAAAATTCATCAGCAAGGTTGCAATTACAGCTCCATAAGTATATTTGGAATCCCGAAACACGCGGAGTATAG